The Coffea arabica cultivar ET-39 chromosome 1e, Coffea Arabica ET-39 HiFi, whole genome shotgun sequence genome has a window encoding:
- the LOC113690170 gene encoding feruloyl CoA ortho-hydroxylase F6H1-3-like: MAPSPSMDSKSWDVISFAVDKGHGVKGLADLGLETLPKQYVQPPEEQITNSTVVTDDSIPVIDLSNWTDPKVAEQICHAAEKWGFFQIVNHGIPIEVLEDVKEATRRFFDLPAEQKNKHSKDNSPTNNVRYGTSFTPKAEKALEWKDFLSLFYASDDEAAAQWPSACRNEALDFMKKSEFAIRRLMEALMKGLNVKEIDGTKESLLMGSKRINLNYYPKCPEPELTVGVGRHSDVSTLTILLQDDIGGLYVKKLDSDSWVHVPPINGAIVINVGDALQILSNGRYKSIEHRVIANGIKNRISVPIFVNPRPSDAIGPLPEVLEGGEKPIYKKVLYSDYVKHFFRKAHDGKETVDFAKI; encoded by the exons ATGGCTCCATCACCATCCATGGATTCCAAGTCATGGGATGTGATAAGTTTTGCTGTAGATAAGGGTCACGGGGTTAAGGGTCTAGCTGACTTAGGACTAGAGACTTTGCCTAAGCAATACGTTCAACCACCTGAAGAACAAATCACAAACAGTACCGTAGTTACCGATGATTCAATCCCTGTCATTGATTTGTCAAACTGGACTGATCCAAAAGTTGCTGAACAAATTTGCCATGCAGCTGAAAAATGGGGTTTCTTCCAAATTGTTAACCATGGCATCCCTATTGAAGTTTTAGAAGACGTCAAGGAGGCTACCCGTCGATTCTTTGACTTGCCTGCTGAGCAAAAAAATAAGCACTCGAAAGATAATTCACCAACCAACAATGTGAGATATGGCACCAGCTTCACTCCCAAGGCCGAGAAGGCTTTGGAGTGGAAAGATTTTCTTAGTCTCTTTTATGCTTCGGATGATGAGGCTGCAGCGCAATGGCCTTCTGCATGCAG GAATGAAGCATTGGATTTCATGAAAAAGTCTGAGTTTGCAATCCGAAGGCTAATGGAGGCTTTGATGAAAGGACTAAATGTTAAGGAGATTGATGGAACCAAAGAATCACTCTTAATGGGTTCAAAAAGAATTAACCTTAACTACTATCCCAAATGTCCTGAGCCTGAGTTAACTGTTGGCGTAGGCCGTCACTCAGATGTATCAACGCTAACAATCCTTCTTCAGGATGATATTGGAGGGCTCTATGTGAAAAAATTGGATAGTGATTCATGGGTTCATGTCCCTCCAATTAATGGGGCAATTGTGATCAATGTTGGTGATGCACTGCAAATTTTGAGCAATGGTCGATACAAGAGCATTGAGCATCGTGTGATTGCAAATGGGATCAAGAATCGGATTTCTGTTCCAATATTTGTGAACCCTAGGCCTAGTGACGCTATCGGTCCTCTGCCAGAAGTTCTTGAGGGTGGGGAAAAGCCAATCTACAAGAAAGTTCTGTATTCGGATTATGTCAAGCATTTCTTCAGAAAAGCTCATGACGGGAAGGAGACGGTGGACTTTGCCAAGATTTAA